The region GGCTAATGTCATTTTAGGTTTTCCATTGAGTTTAACTCATCTTAGAAAATCAATTGGTAAGGTGAGAGTTGTCACTCTTCATAAACTATTCTCAAGTCTTGTCTCTTTTCAATGTGGGACTTGGATGAATCAAGTGGTTAATAAGTTTTAGTTATGGCCAAGCCCAGATCGAGGGTACCTGAGTTTGATTCTTAGTTGATACAATTATTGATCTGACGTTACTTACCTTTTGGCCGAATTCTAGAATACCAAGGCCCTTCCTATTAGATCCGGGGGTTAAGACCAAAAAAATGTTGAACTACAATTTTCACCATTAAATGTAAATAATAGAACTACGAAAGTCTTTTTAAAAAAGAAAACCTCTGAAATTGTATTCTGAGTCACTTTTTTGTTATAATATATTATGATGAGTCATTGAATCATTCATGAGAAGATTTTATTTATTACACAAACAAACATAAAGTAAGAATGCATAATAGATAATCTGTATTTTTTAATCTATGATTGACAATCGTTATACTGATATCTTCCATTAGTTTTAGGGATTTCATCTATAACCACATATCTAGTCATAAAACTTAGGTTATgtctaactcaaccctacaaaatcGGCTTGTAAGACAATGTCCACCACTTATAAACACTTTTCAGTCGATATCTCATCCAATGTGGAACTCTCTCCACACACACACACAGCATGACACTTAGTGTGTGACTCTAGGGTGGCCAAGCGGATCTTAGATAAGCTCTGGTATCATCTTAGATTTTGGATTGAGCTTAACTCATtcttacacacacacacacaaaaaaaaaaaaacttgtAAGGTGAGCGTGTCTGCCAACTATAGACACTTTTTCAGACAATATATCCTCTAATGTGGGACTCTTAACATCTTAGTTTAGGAAATTTTATTAAGATTTAACATCTAATTAAAATTTATCTAGGCTTTTATCATCTTTACTTATTTAATTAATTGCTTTACAATATCGTGAGGTTTAAGTGCCTTTTGTCATTTAGATTTTAGGCTTTTGAATAATGAAAAATATTGCTGTTTTTGCTCCTTTGGAGAGTATCTAAATCTTGAGAGCACTCCATCCTAGGGGAACACTCCTTAGGGAAGAAGCCTGCAGAGAGTACGCTCTTGGATTGTTTATCTGAAGCAATCGTGTCAAAAGGATCACTCTTGGATTGTCCTACATCTAGAGCATGAGCATTGAAGTGGTCATACATATATAGCAACAAGTTGAATTGCAGAACATGAAGATTTAATGCAACAAGTTTAGATAACTCTAGTCTGCTTCAACGCACCAATTAACAATATCAATGTGAAGAACATTCAAAAACCTAGATTTTGGTTTTCGGTATAGGCACTCAGTATTGCTATGGCAAATCACAATATGTAGGTAGTTAAAATATAAAGGAAAAATGTAGGTGTCGTTAAAAGAAATACAGCCTTTTATGACTTATACCTTATAAGTCAAATCTCTCAAGAGGGCCCTAATATGTAGGTAGTTAAACTATAAAGGAAAAAATCCTGGGAATCTCATAAAAGTTGCTCATCCCCAGTCCCCATAACGTATTATCCCAGAAAACTCTACTACTCAAATAGGTCTTAAAAATTAGACATAGGTCTAATTCAACCCTGAAAAGCAGCGCTCATGGAGTGAGTGTCCCCACACCCCACTTATAACAACTATTCAAGTCATATCACTATCTGATGTGAGACACTCAACACACATCCGACAAATCCATAACTGAACATCTGGAGCGTGAATTTTGCAGGTCTAGATGTATGTGGATGTTCATTTAGGATGGACAGACTCTAATACCATCTTAAAATTTGGAATTGAATTTAGGCCTAACTCAACCCCAAAAGTGAGCACATGGCGGGAGGGTTATCTCCCACTTATAACAATTACTCAAGTCATATCACTATGTGGGAATCTTAACAAAAGGTATCCCACATTTCAATGGCAGAAACTGAGTACACAGCACTGTTCTGCCAGCCCTAAGAGTAAAActacatatatatatatatatatatatatatatatatatatatatatatatatatatatatatatatatatatacatatatatatatatatatatatatatatatatatgcatgatCTGGACAATGCTAGTTTGATATATAAAAAGAGGCCACTTGAACTTACCCACAATTATATACAATACTGTGGATCAGATTGGTCCCGCTTCTATGATCAATAAATGGCATAAAGCACTCATTCATTATTGATAATGCAACAGCCAGCTTAGAATTACACTCTACCAGCTGAGGTTTTGTCAGAGAAGCATCAACGCCAACATCTGATCGCCAAATAAAAGACCAAGAAAACCCATCTTCAATTTCATGTTTAACCCCAAGAAGCCTTTCAAGTCCCTCAGATAACTGGAGgtcaaaataaaaaataaacaattTGTCAGTAGTGACCAGAATGTGTAAATATTATGCAATATTTAGAAACACGAGATAACAAACATCTGAAATTATAGCAACTACTTCAAGTTAAAATTTAGCCCGGTTCAACTTACAACTATACAACTAACTTTGCATCAACCAACTACATATAGTGATCAAAACTCGAGCAGATGAAAACAAAATAGACTGTACCTCTTGACATTTGTTTCCGCAAAATACAGCATCCCCGGAATCATCAGTCTTACCACCATTTGCCTCAATACAGGATTTGTGAACTACAAAAGGTAAAAAAAGCCATATTCATTTCTAACTGGGAAGTAACACAGCCCCTCGTGAGAAATATGTATTTAACTAACAAAAGAATATAGATAAGGGCGTACATTTTTCCTCACATAAATGGCATGTGAGCAATGCAGGCAGAGTAAACTCGTCATTGACAACACTTCGGTTTGAACTTCCACCAACCAAACCACAAAATTTGCAACAACAGTAAATGCAGTGCCAGTCACCAGATGGAAACTTCTGCAAGTAAAAAAATAGAAGTTTTATTTTCCAGAACATAATTAAGTTGCACAATTTTCAATATGCAGATGTGTCATAAAAATGTGAAGCATGAGAACTATATAATAACAATAAGCCAGAGGAATTCAGAAATGCGAAGTATATAAAATAACAATTAAGATTTTCCCATTAACTCTCATGAAATCTTCTAGAAATTCAGAAACataacaaaaaaaacaaaaaaatcaacaaacatATATATGTTCACCAAGAAGCAATAATAAAGAAAAGGCACAGATGTTGAACAAATCTACTAAATTGTCACTAAATTAACATATATTGAAGCCCTTTTTGACAATGAGACCATAGATACTAAAGGAAAAGAGGCAATTGTATAGTTCAAAACAGTTAGAATAAATATCCTAATAATAAATTTACAGTGAAAGAATTCTATTAAGATCAGTTATATCAAAATGAATTGAAGTAACCCATGCAGCCAGCATCAAGAGACATACTTTTATATCCAAACAGCTTTTATGGAACGTTGACGGGCAACCATCACAGCACATCAGGTCTCCACCATCTCCGCAAATACCACATGTATCATCATTAGGATCTTCACCCGCAACATCAACAAAATGAAAACTTTTACGTTCAGATTCATCTTGTTTATTCCATGAATCTAGCAGGCACTGTAGGAGTGAAGTTTCATCCTCCGTATATATATTTTTAAGAGGATCAGATTGTTTGCTTTTTGCATGAACTCCAAAGTCTGAAACTGTTATGATTGAATTACAGCAGCCACAGTGAATACCATCTCCTGTGATCTTACCTTCCAATGGAGCAATTTCCAACTTGTCTTGCATATAATAGACCTTCCCATTTTGAGGGATTGTGCCCAAATCAATCATCCAGGCAAGTATAGTTCGTTTTCCACTGTATGGCACATATCCGTTAATTTCTGAATCTACCTCTTCCGTAGCATCACGAACCAACAGAGCACCTCGCGTCTTGTTCTGTGTTTTGTGCCGCTTACGATCCCTGACCAGAACCGGCAGCCTGTTAGGTGATTTAAAATCTGTATCGCCATCCTCGGCAAGTGATCGTTTCCTTTTCATTTTCCCTTTCACTGACTTACCCTTGCCTGCACCAGAACCTGgttttatttttttctcttttcgATTGACCCCATCAACATTCTTTCCAACCTTCCCTTCAAATGGCACACATTTAACTGAACATCTTTTCTTGGTAACTACTCTAGTCAGTAACTTGAAATCTTCCTCTGGTATTGGTGTAAATTTGAACCCTGGTCTGTACAGCTTACCTTCACCATCCCCTGCTTCATAACGCTCTTTAAGCCTCTTGTACGCCAAGGTAATTGACCAATGTGTTTTTCCATCCAGAGAAACATATACTGCATCAAAATAATCTCTTCCGCTTTTTCTAGGTCTATGATCAACAGTCCATCCTGCATCCGAGAGACATGCCATTATTTGATTACTCACCAACTGCTTTTGTTCACGTCTTTTTCTTTGTTTAGCAGCAGGTGCATTCACAGTATTTGATGTCCTCTTCTTTTTAAACTTTTTACTGGAAACTTTTTTCCCATTTTCATGGCTTGCCTTTCCTTTACTATTATGTGACACAGTAATGGGATACTTTTGTTGGTCGGTCTTGGGAGGTCTTCCACGCTTACGTGGTGACTGAACTAACTGATCATCCTCTTTTATAACTTCTTTGAGAGGCCTCCCAAGCTTACTCAGTGGCTGATCAACTAATTGACCTTTCTCTTTTATCTCTGTTTTCCGAGGCCTCCCAACCCTACGAGGTGGCTGATTAACTAATTCATCTTTCTCTTTTATCTTTGTTTTCGGAGGCCTCCCAACCCTACGTAGTGGCTGATCTACTAATTCACCTCTCTCTTTTATCACGGTTTTTGGAGGCCTCCCAACCTTACGCGGTGGCTGGTGCTGGTAAACAAATTCATCTTTCTCTTTTATCTCCGTTTTCGGAGGCCTCCCACGCTTCCGTTTCAATTTCCTCTTGCCTTTCCCTCCCATTTTCACCTTAACTCCTTCAATCTCGTTACCATCAGTCAAAATCCCATCAGCTTCTTTAAGCTCGTCAAACCCACCAGGTTCTCCAATATTCCCAGCAACGTCATTCCCTCCATTATCAGATTTTTTGTCGTCTTCCCTCTTTAACCTTAACCGCAATACTCTAGCCCCACTCAACCCTTCACTCTCCTCCCAatcatcctcagcttctacattAATACCACCATCTTTTAAACAACTCCTAGGGCTACTGTTCACATTCTCAGCTAAGTCAACATTTCCACTCATGTTCAACTTTAAATCCAAACAGCTCTCATTCTCAGCTAAGTCAATATCTACACTTGGACTGGCATTCAAATCCAAGTCAAGTGTTTTTTTCACAGCACATTCAACTTCGCCAACACAGTCAACTTCACCAGCACATTCAACCTTGTCTTCCTTCTGAATCATCGAGGTAGGTGCCTCTAAACCCTCATCCCCCGAAACTAAAACCTCGTCTTTCTTCTCAATCAACAAGGTAGGTGCCTCTAAACCCTCACCCCCCGAAACTAAATCCTCGTCTTTCTTCTCAATCAACGGGGTAGGTGCCTCTAAACCCTCATCCCCCGAAACTAAATCCTCGTCTTTCTTCTCAATCAACGAGGTAGGTAAACCATCATCCCCGGAAACTAAATCCTCGTCTTTCTTCTCAATCAACAAGGTAGGTGCTTCTAAACCCTCATCACACGAAACCAAATTATCATTGTCTTTCTTCTCAATCAACAAAGGTGCCTGGAAACCCTCATCACCCAAAACAAAACTATCACTAGCATTCTTCACACAAACCCTTCCCTTATGAACAACCTTTCCATCACTGGAAACCTTCCCTGACCGAGTCCAAGATCTCAAACCTTCTCTCATTTCTCACGAAACCCTAACTCTACAAAAACCATAAACCTGAAGTAAACCGAAGGAAAAAACAACCGCACAAAATACCCATTCAATTCTTAACCGTAAAATCTTACAGTTACAGCAAAGACCAAGCAAATTCCCGTGTAAGCTTCAAAGCAAAATCACCAACACAGTTTCTGCAACAAAACGCAAACAGCTTAGAAAAAAATCGAAGAAAACGATCAGATCAAAATCAAACTCagaaaaaatatgaaaaatcaaACGTAGCTTACCAATGTGAGAATGATTTCAGAGAAATTAACGAAACCTAGAAGACCGTGCTAGGAATTGGAATGTTTTGAGGAGCATTGTTCCAAGGTTAAGTTTCGAATTCAAGGTTTTAGAGCGAGAAATTCTAGAGAGAGAAAATGAAATGTTTCTAGACGGGGTTTAGAGAGTGAAGAAAGAAACCACCACTACGGAGATACCGTGTTCAGATTTTATAGTGCTAGATTTTCTTCgtcttttcttttttattttgacggaattattcttttcttttttggTAAATTACTTTTCACAAATATTCACTAATATTCAACCTTAAATCTTTAACATGTCTTGAAAAAATGAGTTAATCTCTGGTattttagaagaaaaaaaatgagGTATTTAATATTTGAGGTATGTATTTATATTTCAATGTTAAAAAATAGGATTAAAATATTTTAATGTGAGGAATATCaatttttaattagtttttattttagAAAATGTTGTCTAAAAATGATATGATGTTATTTTTAATTTATGATATGATGTTTTCTTATTGGTAAACTAATTAGGATTTTATTATAAAAGATAATATGGTCCAAGTTTGATTTAAAGTTAAAAGTATGTTGATTAAAAAGACTTAACTGAGTATATGTTATTATAGTTTTTATAAATTGGATTTAAAAAATGTCATTAAGTTTATGACaatcatttttattttcataAGTTACATAAATAAAATTATTGGTAAGTATTATGTTTGATTTGCTAAAAACATAGAAAGTTATATAATATAGCTTTATTGTTTTTAATATTGGATAAAATTGAGAATTTAAGGCACTATCTCATAGGTGCAATATAGTTCTTCCAGCAACTCCCCAAATTATGACATCCAATACTTCCATATTGTCCATATTTGTTTTTGAATAAAATTTTCTATAGTTATAACAAAAAATTTGGTGTAATTCAAAATTTGTGATAGTACATTTTAAATTTCTGATATATCGGATATTTCAAAACTTTCAGtttgttttattaatttttgGAAATTCGAAATTTACATGTGGATACCGGAAATTTCAACTTAAATAAAATTTTTGATGGggttattttttttattttttggaCGTTCAGGATTTTGCCGATACTTTTGGATGATTGTGATTGCACCAACAATTTTGTGTAGTCCATAGTCAATTCAAAGTTGTATAAATAGGGGGTCACATATTTGATAAAAACATCTCAAAAAATACATCTTCCTCAATTTTTTATTAAGGCATAAGTGTATTTTAACGGAGCTTCACCTCCTGTAGAGTGGCACCACATCTCTCACCAGTCTGACGTCTAAGTCGAATGAATTATTGTCTGATACTGAAACTAGAAAGGTGAGAAAGATCGAGTTTTGTGAAGATTGGATTGATACTTACGGGAGGAAGAAATACAACCTTATTGAGTTGAAGACGGACGAAGATGTGAAGGAAATGTGGAGATCATTTTGTCGTAGGATAACAAAGGTGTCGATCAAGTTAGATGATAGGCTTTCAAGATCTGTTGACAATATAATGGAGATGTTGAAACATCCAGAATCATTTGGCAGTGTTTAGATTTTTCttatttattaatattttcttaaGTTATGTTTAAGTTAATgttgttggtgcaaaggtagaataaaagatgaatattctattaagagaatgacggctacaaacaggattaaaagttacaatgattgacaccctatttataagctaaaactagggttactacaataggataaaatactaaaataccctctaacaaacttaggggctaagaaaataatacaatttaaatatgaattaaatctaataaaatctaataccatcccttaattcatattccatcaaaacttgtaacaccaattccatcccttaataTGAGAAATTGgtcagtcttgatagctttcgtcagaacatctgccaactgcttctgagtgctgcagtgtacaacttctaacactcccctctgaacttgatgtctcagaaaatgatacttggtctcaatgtgcttgcttctcccatgcaacactgggtttctggcaagattgattgcagacttgttgtcaatcatcagcttcagaggtttgtttactttaatcttcagatcctgcaatagattcagaatccacacagtttggcatgcagtaacagcacctgcaatatattcagcttcacaagttgacaacgccacaacaggttgcttcttggaacaccaagaaatgggacctcccagaaatttgaataagtacccagacgtacttcttctgtcaactctgtctccacaccaatcagaatctgaataactcagaagttctgactcatcctttcttccagaaggaaataatactccatacttcagagttcccttgatatacctcagaatcctgacagcagcttggtaatgggaccacttaggtttactcatgaacctactaaccatcccaactgaatagcaaatatcaggtctggtattgcacaaatacctcagagaaccaaccaactgtttgaaggttgtagcatccacatcctttccatcagagtcagaatccagtttctgatttgtatcagaaggtgtgacagcaatcttacaattcttcaattcaaatctcttcagaagttctaattcatacttgagctgatgcaaaataatacctttctcagagtatctgaactccatccctagaaagtatgtcattttgcctaaatcagtcatttcgaattcattcatcagaactttcttgaacttagctatctcctgttcagaacttccagtcagcagtatatcatcaacatataagcataccagagtcatatttccttcagaagtatgctgaacatagacatcgtactccatctcacatttctgaaagccttgcttcttgaaaaaagaatcaatcttcttattccaagctctgggcgcttgtttcaatccatatagagctttgtataatctgtacaccatcccttcctgattctttttcacaaatccaggaggttgtgacacgtaaacttcttcttctaatggaccgttcagaaatgcagattttacatctaaatgcatcagaggccaattcctgttagcagctattgcaatcaccattctgattgtttcatgtcttgctacaggtgcaaacacttcagagtaatccagcccaggtttctgtagaaatcctctggctaccaaccttgctttatgtttgccaattgaaccatctggctttaacttctgcttgaaaacccatctgacgctgatggctttcttgtcttttggaagttctgtcagcttccaagtcttgttcctctctatagcatcaagttcttctttcatggccttcagccagagcttctgcttaagagcctcttctgtacttatgagtttagagtctactaacatggcacactgaataacttctccttcagagtctacttcagtgtcttgcagcatgtcaaattctgcatatcttctggggatgtttctgactctttgtggtctctgaacttgttcagagtcttcaacttcagagtttctaccttcagatggttgacttcctccagagctttgaccatctgaaggttctggcatatttccaaagtctgaattgccaccagaatctggattaccatcagagtctgggtcatcagagtcaggatcatcagagtctgaaacatcagagtctgcaacatcagagtctggaacatcagagtctggaacatcagattctggatcactatcagagtcagaatcaacgtcagaatttactccaacctcagaaattctgaactctgacctttcttcagaagttctaacatcagaatcagattgagacttatcccaattccaaacttctgattccttcacaatcacatctctgctgaattcaattttattggtttctggacaatagagcttgtatgcatctgtactgtggtaccctatcagaatcatcactttgcttctatcatccagcttctgtcttctggcttctggaacatgtttatagcaaacagaaccaaacaccttcagatgactaacactttgcttatctccagtccacttctgtattggaactatttccttcaacttcttcgtaggacatcggttgagtacatacgttgcagtggcaacagcttctccccagagcttctgaggaagtttcttctcctttagcatgcttctcaccatatcaagcaaagtgcggtttcttctttcagcaagaccattgtgttgaggggtataaggagcagtaacctcatgctcaattccattctcctcatAGAATTTCTGGAAttctttggagttatactcacctccaccgtcagttctaagaatcttcaacttctgaccactctgattctcagccttcattctgaacttcttgaattcatcaaacacctcgtgtttaaacttaataagggatacccatgtcattcttgtgaattcatcaacaaataacacaaagtatttattccctccaatcgatgctactggaaatggaccacacacatcagaatgtacaactcccaaggcatgttttgctcttggagcagtttctgacgcaaatggcaatcgtggttgttttccttccatgcaaactttgcatgacttttcaggcttcttaattgcaggaattccatgtaccaacttctttgaattcagatgttttaagcttctgaaattcaaatgaccaaatcttctgtgccacagctcactctccttctcagcacttgttgcactaggacattctgagtctgcagttctgacattcaccttgaatgttctattccttccctgttctgactccataatcaacttctgattgcagtcatacaacttcagaagattgtctttcatggtaactgaaaaacctttctcaattaattgtcccacactcatcagattgcttctgatgccaggtacataccacacgttctgaatcaatgctgttttcccattgttcagagtcactctgacatttcccataccttctgcattaagatatttgtcatcagcacatctgatctttgtcctcttttcagagtcaaagtcaaccagccatttcttgtttccagtaagatgatttgagcagccagtgtccatataccaccagtctatcagatccatattatcagattcagaggccatcaatagcatagat is a window of Lathyrus oleraceus cultivar Zhongwan6 chromosome 6, CAAS_Psat_ZW6_1.0, whole genome shotgun sequence DNA encoding:
- the LOC127098139 gene encoding uncharacterized protein LOC127098139, with protein sequence MREGLRSWTRSGKVSSDGKVVHKGRVCVKNASDSFVLGDEGFQAPLLIEKKDNDNLVSCDEGLEAPTLLIEKKDEDLVSGDDGLPTSLIEKKDEDLVSGDEGLEAPTPLIEKKDEDLVSGGEGLEAPTLLIEKKDEVLVSGDEGLEAPTSMIQKEDKVECAGEVDCVGEVECAVKKTLDLDLNASPSVDIDLAENESCLDLKLNMSGNVDLAENVNSSPRSCLKDGGINVEAEDDWEESEGLSGARVLRLRLKREDDKKSDNGGNDVAGNIGEPGGFDELKEADGILTDGNEIEGVKVKMGGKGKRKLKRKRGRPPKTEIKEKDEFVYQHQPPRKVGRPPKTVIKERGELVDQPLRRVGRPPKTKIKEKDELVNQPPRRVGRPRKTEIKEKGQLVDQPLSKLGRPLKEVIKEDDQLVQSPRKRGRPPKTDQQKYPITVSHNSKGKASHENGKKVSSKKFKKKRTSNTVNAPAAKQRKRREQKQLVSNQIMACLSDAGWTVDHRPRKSGRDYFDAVYVSLDGKTHWSITLAYKRLKERYEAGDGEGKLYRPGFKFTPIPEEDFKLLTRVVTKKRCSVKCVPFEGKVGKNVDGVNRKEKKIKPGSGAGKGKSVKGKMKRKRSLAEDGDTDFKSPNRLPVLVRDRKRHKTQNKTRGALLVRDATEEVDSEINGYVPYSGKRTILAWMIDLGTIPQNGKVYYMQDKLEIAPLEGKITGDGIHCGCCNSIITVSDFGVHAKSKQSDPLKNIYTEDETSLLQCLLDSWNKQDESERKSFHFVDVAGEDPNDDTCGICGDGGDLMCCDGCPSTFHKSCLDIKKFPSGDWHCIYCCCKFCGLVGGSSNRSVVNDEFTLPALLTCHLCEEKFHKSCIEANGGKTDDSGDAVFCGNKCQELSEGLERLLGVKHEIEDGFSWSFIWRSDVGVDASLTKPQLVECNSKLAVALSIMNECFMPFIDHRSGTNLIHSIVYNCGSNFKRLNYSGFITAFLERGDEIICVASIRIHGNQLAEMPFIGTRYMYRRQGMCRRLLNAIEWALDSLHVELLIIPAISELKETWTSVFGFEPLDQTSKQITKSMNLLVFPHVDMLQKKISKHEFTNENLIPTEVSNHMKNHTTCKVANRDGKDSTGSDCCKKIDISLNNTPDITSDVQNIKSTKDVTSPDACQTVHGQLVVDNKSTENAGERVADSCCQVGDYDGALLEVTENCSNKVKVTTDVGLNNISAEKSALSGAENIPIDSQVVFRTRESKYSAESNHDSHRISDSCELRFKTDCAQSDGIASEEVHTQFDNGCSTHSVPDGDIASGVAGLLTNILMNTESQNITQDLPVSCENNSSVSVPNADEAELCYSKTIDLQTNKNPGDCQSILVSSGICKKIADGVNETNKASSEADTVFLPADIEVILDDKPGSHSRSNGRSVSNEAGLTTNVLMHLESQNITKHFPVNCENNSSGHGSPNADESELCSSKTIDLQTNKIPRYCQSILESSAVCEKIADGVRERNKKPSAADADDLPIDIEVVPNNKPEIKESSEPVKPDLRVDQTEQSETNISSGAALHCTSAGSTSCGSADGLVCQIKTAE